CGACATCTGCGCCTCCAGGCCCAACTCACTCAACAACCCCGGCGAGCGCAAACGCAGCTCACGAATCGCCTGCTGCACCTGGCAACGCCCCGCCAGCTCCAAACCAGCTTGCAGCGCGCTGCGAGCCAACGCCGGATCCCCCAGTTGCCAGGCGACCTCGCCCAGCACCAACTGCAATTCAGTTTCCAGGCAGAGCATGCCGCGTTGCCGGGTGGTATCCAACAAGGCCTTCAGCCGCTCAATAGGTTGCTCGGCACAGCCCAGCTTCACCTCGGCCAGCACCAGCAAATACTCCAGGCGCGGGATGAGTTCCAATGTGGCCGGCGGTGCTTGCTTGGCACAAGGCCCGCGAAAGTGACGCAGCACCCGACGCACCGCTTCCAGGGTCAATTCGGCGCGGCCCTGCTGCAACCAGAAGTGCCCACTGACCAACAGCAGCACCGCGCGATACACCGTGTCCGGCACGTGGCGTTGCTGCATCAAGCGCTCGGCCTCGCGCAGTTGAATAAAGGCCTGGGCGTAATCGCCACGATTCGCCGCCAGTAGCGCCAGGCCGAGAAACCCATACAACACGCGCTTGTCCTGGCTGTGCAGGCACATCGTCAAACCGGCCTCGAAGCACTCGGCGGCCAGGCTGTCCTGCCCCTGGCGCAACGCCAGGTGCCCACGCCGCAACGCGATCCGCCCCGCCAAAGGCCCGGCCTTGAGTCGCTGGCGAACCAGCATCGCCTGCACATTTTCCAGCAGGCTTTGCGCCCGATACGGCGCGCCGCGTTGCTCCAGCAATTGCGCGTGATCCAGCTCCAGCAACGCCTCAAGCACTAACGAGCCATGGGCGCGGGCCAGGCACAGGGCTTCGCGGTTCAAGGCTTGGCCCACGTCCAGTTCACCGCGCAGCAAGGCTTGCTGAGTCAGGCCCGACAGGCACATCAGGCGCGAGGTCCAGGCGCTGTCGGGCAAGGCTTGCAGCGCCTCCAGGAAATGCTCGCGGGAACGCTCGGCATCGCCGCTCAAATGCAACAGCCAGCCCCATTGCGCCTGCCAGCGCGCCAGCAGATAACGCTGTTGCGCCGCCGTCGGTTGCGGCGCGAACCGGGCCAGTTGGTCGATACACACGGCCGCCTGGTCGAAGCGCCCGGCAAACAGCAATGCCGCCGTGACCAAGCCGACCAGTTGCGCCGAGCCGAGCATCAACTCATCGCCATGCTGCTCATGCAGACGCAACAGCAGCACCGCGTTCTGCTGGCGGAACAGGTCTTCGAAACTGAAGTGTTGCAGCAGGCTCACCGCCACTTCATAGGCTTCGGCCAGCAGCGCCTGTTCGAAGGCGGCCTGCCAGTCCTCTTGTGTGGTGAACCATTGGCAGGCGCGCCGGTGCCAGCCGCGCTTGGCCGGCCAAGGCTCATCGCGGATTAACTGCGCCAGGGGCGGGAACACCTGCAGCCAATCGGTGGTGTCTTCCCACGGCTGGATAAACGCACCGAGCGCTTGCAAATCGCGCAGGTACTGATCGCCGTCGCCCGCACCGAACAGGTGCTCACACAGGCTCGGATTGAACCGCGGCAAATGCGCCAATACGCGCCAGGCCTCGGCCAGTTCGGCGGGCAAGGTACTGAAGAGTTCGTGTTGCAGGTAGTCGAGCAGGGTCTTGTCCGGGTGACCGTCGCCCAGCAAAGCGATGCGCACGCCCGCGCACCAGCCGCCGCTGAATTGCATCACGCTGTCGACACTTTGCGCGGGGCCGAGCAACTGCTGGATTTCCGCAGGGCTGAACATCAACTCACTGCACGCCAATAACTCATCGTCGAGCAGCAGGCGCGGCCAGTTGCACAGCGGGCGCCGCCGCGTGCCCAGCCACCAGGTCAGCGTCGGGCTGGCGGCGGTGAGCAAGCGGTCGAGCAAGGCGTCCAGTTCGGGGGCGGGCAAGCGACAGAAATCATCAAGGAATATCCACGCCGTGGTTTGCCAGCGACTGAGTTCGAGCAGCAAGGTGGCTTCGTCGATAAACGCCAGGCCAAGGTTTTGCGCCAGCCGGGCGCAGAACGCATCGGCGCTGAGTACGACGCCATTGAGCGCCAGCCAATACACTTGGCACCCCACCGGCGCCTGCAACGCACACTCGGCGAGCAACGCGCTCTTGCCGCTGCCGCCCGGCGCGCAGAGCAACTTCACCCTGACCTGCGCCGCGAGCAAAGGCTCGGCCAAGCGTGGGCGCAACAGGTGGTGGGCGGACAGCCGTGGCATGAATCCAGGACGGTCCAGGCAGCGTGTCATGGCGGTCATTGCTGCATCCTGCTTTTTATTGTTATGCAACCTGGCGCCTACCCTAGTCCTGTGGTCGGCGGTTGTTGAAGAAGTATTCAGCGGGGTGATTGGCAGGCATAAAAAAGCCGGGATTCCACTCCACCAAAAAGTGGAACCCGGTCAATGTGGGAGCTGGCTTGCCTGCGATGGCGCTGGGTCAGCCAGCCCATCTGTGGCAGGTGTACCGCCATCGCAGGCAAGCCAGCTCCCACAGGTGATTGCATTTCAATTGAGGATCAGCGCACGCCCTCAGACCTCAACGCCGCCGGGGTGTAGTCCGCCGCCTTGGCCGCAAAGCCGAACACGAAACTGTGTTTCTCCTCGTTCTTCATCCCCAGCGCGATGTAGCGCCCGGCGATGATGTCGTACAGCGTTTCCACGGTGTAGGCCGGCACTTGGTGGTCGTAGTAGAACTGCGCATGGCCTTCGGCGACACGCCACAGTTGGCCACGGCCGTCGTAGTGATCCACCAGCGCAACTTGCCAGCTGTCTTCGTCGATGTACATGTGGCGCTTGGCGTAAATGTGCCGCTCGCTCGGCTTGACGGTGCCGACTACTTCCCACACCCGGTGCAGCTCATAACGGGTCAGGTCCTGATTGATATGCCCGGCCTTGATGATGTCGTCGTACTTGAGGGTCGGCGAATCGAGCTTGTAGCTGTTGTAGGGGATGTACATTTCTTTTTTGCCCACCAGCTTCCAGTCGTAGCGGTCGGGGGCACCGGAGAACATGTCAAAGTTGTCGGTGGTGCGCAGGCCGTCGGAGGCGGTGCCCGGGCCGTCGTAAGACACTTGCGGGGCGCGGCGCACACGGCGCTGGCCGGCGTTGTAGATCCAGGCCAGGCGCGGCTCCTTCACCTGGTCGAGAGTTTCGTGCACCAGCAGCACGTTGCCCGCCAGGCGTGCCGGGGCAGTCACCGATTGCTTGAAGAAGCTCAGCACGTTGGCCGCCTTGGCCTGGTCGATATCGGGGATGGCTTGAGGCACCGCCACTTCTTCTTCGAAGCGGATCGGCGTGTAGCTGCCATTCGTTTGCGGGGTGGCCTGGGTGATGATGCGCTTGAGGTTGCCGCCGTGGTAACGGGTGATGTGGTTCCACAACACTTCCACGCCATTCTTCGGAATCGGGAAGGCGTAGTAGCGGTTGCCGGTGAAGTTTTCCAGGCCATTGCCGTCGTTGATCGCGTGCACGTTCAACGCGCTGCGCTTGATCGACTCGTAGATGTCCGGCGGCAGGTTAACCGTGCGGTGGGTCGGGTACACCGGGATCTTGTAGGTCTCGGGGTAGCGCTTGAACATCGCCACCTGGCCGTCGGAGAGTTTGTCTTTGTATTTGTCGACCGTGGCGGCGGTGATCACGAACAGCGGTTTTTCGTTGGCAAACGGGTCGGCCAGAAAGCCCTTGCTGTCCACCGCGCCAGCGTTTTTGGGGATGCCGCCGGTCCAGGCAGGGATCGAGCCGTCGGCGTTGCCGGCTTTTTCGGCGCCGACCGGTGTGAGGCTGGTGCCGAGCTTGGCGGCTTCTTCAGGCGACACCGCCGCCATCACGTGGGCGGCCAGCAGACTCAGGGCCATCACTGCAAATATCTTACGCATAGGTTGTTGTCCTTCCTTAAACCCGATCAGAAGTTCACGCCGAAGCTGAGGGCGATAAAGTCGCGGTCGGTGAGGGTGTTGTAGTCGCCGCCGAAAAAGTCGGTGTAGCTAAGGCTGGCGGTGTAGGTGTTGCGGTAGTCCGCATCCACGCCGACGCTGATCGCCTTGGCGCCTTCGTTGAAAATCCCGTTGGGCCCGTAACCGCTGACGTCATGGGACCAGGACAAGTTGGGCTTGAGGTTCACCCCGGCAAACACGTTGTTGTAGTCGAGGATGGCGCGGGCGCGATAACCCCAGGAGTTGGCGGTGACAAAGCCATCGGTATCGCCTTGGAAACCATAGGCGCCGTACACCGAGTCACGGCCGTAGCGCAGTTTGGTTTTGGCCTCCAGCCCGCCGACGTGCACGAACGCCGCCTCGCCCACCAAGGTCAGGCGTTCGGCGCCCAGCACCTGGTCGAAGAACTGGGTCATGGTGCTCTGGATCTGGGTGATTTCCTTGCGGCGATAACCGGCGTTATCCGAGCCGAACGAGCTGCGGATCGGCGAGGCGGTTTGGCCGGCGATCGGGTTGACCAGCGCCAGGGTCAGGTCGGTGGTGTTGAGTTGCACCGGCGCGTTCGGGCGATAGCTGATTTCGCCGGTCCAGGCGGTGCCGGTGGGCAAAGTGGTGGAAAAACTGGCGCCGTACAGGCGAATGTCTTCCGGGTAATCGAGGTAATACTGGCCACGCCCGAGCATGGTGCTCTGGGCCAGGCCCGAGCCGCTGCCGGGTGCGATGGCATTGGCGGTGGCCGCAATTCGGCCGATGGTCGCCAGGTTGGTGTTGGCGGTCAGCGTGCCCACGGTCGGCGTGCGGCTGTGGTAGTTCATGAAGTACAGGCCGTACTCGGTGTCATCGCCGAGCCAGCGCAAGGCCGCGCCGAACTGGCCGCCATCGCGGGCTTCGCGGTCCTTGGCGCGCTGCACCACCACGCCTTCGCGCGTGACTTGAAAGCCCTGGCCGAACGCTGCGGCCACCGGTTGCAACGGCGCAATCGCCGGGCTGCCGACGGTGTAGTTGCTGTTGCAGCCGTGGGCGACCACGTCGTTACCAAAGAAGGTGCCGCAGTTATCCACCACGGTGTTTTCCCAGTTCAGTTGGTAGAAACCTTCAACCGAAAGCTGATTGGTGAGGCTCTGGGAGGCAAACAGCATGTTCACCGGAATCAGGCCTTCCTTGATCTCCGCACCTGGACGGCGGAAGGCCGACACGTCGATGGGGTTGATGCTGTTGATCGAGTTGCCGATGAACGTACTCTCGCCCCAACTCACCACTTGCTTGCCGACGCGCACGTTGCCGGGCAGGTCGCCAATCGAATAGTTGTGATAGACGAAAGCGTCGAGCAGCTCATAACCGGAAGAGCGCGCGCCTTCGTCGCGATGGTGGTTGCTGATCTGTTTGAACTCGCGGTCTTCGTCCTGCAGTTCGAAGTCGTACCAGTATTTGCCGCGCACGAATACGCCGCTGTCGCCGTATTTGAGCTCCAGGTCGTGGATGCCCTTGAAGATCTTGGAGAAGGTCTCGCCCTTCTTGAAATTCAGCCGCCCGTCATCACCGGTAGACGCCTGCCCCGTGCCGCCATTGGGCACGCCCACCAGCTTCTTGTCGGCATCGCGCATGCCCCAACTGGCGCCCACCGACAGCGAGGAATCGAATTGCCCTTCGATCTCGCCAATGTTGAACGAAACAGCCTGTGCCTGGGCGCAGCAGCCCAGTGCAACCGCCGCAGCCAGCGCCTGTGGCGTGAAGATGGCGCGCATTGTTGTTTTTGTCATGCGTCTTCCCCGGTGAGTGACAGAAGGCCCCACCCTACTGCCGCTCGTCAGGAGCGATAAGCGCACCAAAGGGGTATTCGCAGTGTCGCTCGAAAGGATTAACAGGCGCTCTGGCCGGGGTTTGCGCACGGCTATGGATTGGATAGATGACGGGTTATCAAAAAGATAGATAGGCCGATGATCGTACCCACGCGCGATGATCGTTCCCACGCTCCGCGTGGGAATGCCTCCAGGGACGCTCCGCGTCCCTCTGAAGCCCGTCACCGCCTGCATTTCCACGCGGAGCGCAGGAACGATCGTTACTGATTTGGTAACAGTCCTTGTCCTGAACCGCTATTACTCATTTTGTTACAGACGACTATTCTTAGCAGGCTTTCAGGGCAAACAGCCCGCTTGTGTAAAAGCAGGAAAAGTCTGATTCCAATGGATTGACCCGTTGAATCAATCTATTACCGCTGTTCACTGACGTTGATTTGTCGCTCCTTGATCCAACGTCTTACTTCGGCCGCTGCCTTTGCAGCGGTCTTTTTTATGCCCGCAATAAAACGGGGCGCTATCAGCGCCCCGTCAGATTCAATCGTGTTCTAGCAACGATCAGAGGCTGAACTTCTGCAAGTTGGCCATCATCTCCTTCAATGCCTCGATATTGTCCTTGGGGTGAGCCGCGCCTTCAAAGTCGCAAATCTGCGCCCAGTGCGCCGCCACATCATCCGGTGAGAACCCGGCTTCGGGGTCAAACCCCACACCCAGGCTGCGCTCCCAACGGGTCTTGCCGATCCAACCGCCGCCCACTTCAAATAACCCCGCCGTTTCCTGACAAGCCTCGCTGCCCAGGTACACCACCAACGGGCTGACCAGCTCCGGCTTGAGGCGCTCGAACACTTGCGGCGGAATCAGGCCTTCGGTCATACGCGTGCCGCCGGTGGGGGCGATGGCGTTGACCAGGATGTTGTTCTTGCGCCCTTCCAGTGCCAGGGTGCGGGTCAAGCCATACAAACCCAGCTTGGCCATGCCGTAGTTGGATTGGCCGAAGTTGCCGTAGATGCCCGAGGTGGACGCGGTAAAGATCACCCGGCCATAACCCTGCTCGCGCAAATGCGGCCAGGCGGCGCGGGTGACTTTGTAGGCGCCTTCGACATGCACCCGGTAAACCAGGTCCCAGTCGCTGTCGTCCATTTTGTGGAAGGTCTTGTCGCGCAGAATGCCGGCGTTGTTCACCACCACATCGATGCGACCAAACACGTCGAGCGCGTGCTGCACGATTTTGTCACCGTCGGTGACAGAGTCATGGTTGGCTTCGGCAATCCCGCCCGCCTCGCGGATCTCGGCGACCACGCGGTCGGCAGCCGAGGCATTGGCGCCTTCGCCCTGGGTAGAACCGCCGAGGTCATTGACCAGCACTTTGGCACCGTGCCTGGCGAACAGCAGCGCATGCGCCCGACCCAACCCACCGCCGGCACCGGTGACGATCACGACCTTATCCTGGAACTGCACTGACTCACTCATACCGAACTCCGCTGGCCACAATGGGAATGGCTTGAGTGTCAGGCACACAGCCTCTGGTCACAATAAAGTCGGCCGAGGCTGAATGGTGCGCGATAAGGCAGCGGGATGATCCACCACCTTCTCAGTGGCGAGCCCGCTAGCCACAACAGACCCGCTTGCCACAGGAAGCCCCATGAGCAGCTCAGGAATAGGCCACGCGCGTGGCCGGCTGGCCGATCCGCTCGCGAAACGCCAGGTAATGCTTGAGCACCAGCACCGGCGCTTCAATCTGCGGGTAATGGCCGATATTGGCCAGCAACACCGTGTCAGCGTGCGGCACCAATTGGTGATAACGCTCCACCATGTGCGCGCCGGAGATCGGGTCGACTTCGCCATCGATCACACACAACGGCACTTCGCCACGCTGCATCGCATCCACCCAGCGCTCCCGCAATCGACGGCGCTGGGGAATGTAGGCGATCAGTTTGTGCAGGATGCGCGTACCGTCATTGCAATTGATCAGGCTCCAGAAATCATCCAGCGCGCTTTCACTGGGCCGCGTAGTCGGGCCGAAAATCTGGCTGAAACTGTTCGACAAGGCATTGCGCCCAAACGCGCGGCCGATCATCCAGCCGAGCGGGCTGAGCAGTAGCTTCTGCACCAGCGCCGGGCGATGGGTTTCCGGAAATAGCCCGCCATTGAGGAACACGCAGCTGGCCATCTGAAACCGGCCTTCGTAATGGCGGGCGAGCAGTTCCTGGGCGACGCTGTCGCCGTAGTCGTGGGCCAACACGTGCACCGGCTGCTCCACGCGCAGGTAGTCGAGCAACGCCTGTTGCAGATCGGCTTGTTCCAGCAGGCAATAATCGTGGTCCACCGGCTTGGCCGATTCGCCGAACCCCAGCATGTCGCACGCGATCACCAGGTTGCGCTGGGCCAGCGGCTGCCACAGGTAGTGCCAGTCCCAGCTGGCGGTGGGGAAACCATGAATCAACAGCAGCGGTTCGCCCTGCCCGGCCACCCAGTAACGGATCTTACGGCCACGGAAGATGAATTCCTGGCTACGTTTGCGCCAGGCTCTGAGCGGGATTTCGGCGAGTGGCATCAGCTTTTATACCCGGGATCTTGCAGGTCCAATTTACGCAGCAGCGCCGGCCAGGCCAGCGCGCCCCCCATACCTTGAGCACTCTTTGTGACAGCCGCCACCATGGCCTTGGCGCCCGCAAGAATCTGCGGCTCGATGTTAATCAATTCGGCCGCGCCGTTTTGCGCCAGCACCTGGATATCGCAGGCGCGCTGGAAGGTGAACATCATGAGGAACGTGTCGGCGATGGTGCCGCCGCAGGTCAGCAGGCCATGGTTGTGCAGCATCAGGAAATTGTTGTCGCCCAGGTCTGCCTGCAGGCGCGCTTTTTCTTCAGGGTTCAGCGCCACGCCTTCGTAGGCGTGATAGGCCAGGCTGGCAAGCACGAACAACGATTGCTGGCTGATCGGCAGCACGCCCTGCTTCTGGGCGGAGACGGCCACACCCGAAGGTGTGTGGGTGTGTATCACGCACGCCACATCGTGGCGCACTTCATGGATGGCACTGTGAATCGTGTAGCCCGCCGGGTTGATCTCGTAGGGGCTGTCCATCAGCTTGTTGCCGGCCTGATCAATCTTGACCAGGCTTGAGGCAGTGATTTCGTGGAACATCAGCCCGTAGGGGTTGATCAGAAAGTCATCGGTGCCCGGCACCTTGGCGGAAATATGCGTGAAGATCAGGTCATCCCAGCCATGCAGTGCCACCAGGCGATAGCAGGCCGCCAGGTCGACACGGGTTTGCCATTCGGCAGCGCTGACCTGGTCTTTGACATTCTGTGGCGATAGAACGGGGGCTAGGCTCACGGTAACGACCTCCTTGGCACATTTTTTTATTATTTTTTGAGTGAGGGGCCAGTCTAGTCAGACGACGTAGCGGAAGGAGTTGCCTTCGCAGCCAGCTTGATGACTGAGCGAGTCACCCAAGAGAATAGTCCATGCGGCGTCAGAGAAGCGCCGCCAATAAAGGCACGGCGAACAGGTTGAGCAAGCCCGTCAGCACCATCACCAGCCCCGCCACCGAGCCTTCTTCGCCGCCCACTTCCCGCGCGCGGCTGACACCCGCGCCATGGGCGCCCACACCAAACAATGCACCACGCGCCAAGGGCGTACGCAGCGGCAACCATTTAAGCAGCACGCCGCCGAGCATGGCGCCGAACACGCCGGTGAACATCACAAACACGGCGGTGAGTTCCGGTACGCCACCGAGGTCAGAGGACACCGGCATGGCAAACGGCGTGGTGATCGAACGCGGCAACAACGACATCGTCACCGAACTGTTTAACGCCAGCGCCTTGGCCAACCCGAACGAGGTGCCGATAGAGGCCGCGCTGCCCGCGACCATCCCCAGCAGCAACGCCGACCAATGCCGCGCCAACAGGCGGCGCTGCTGCCAGATCGGCACGGCAAACGCCACGGTCACCGGCCCCAGCACCAGCATCAGCCAATGGGTGTCGGTGGCGTATTCGGCGTAGGCGGTTTTCATCGGCACGGCCACCGCCAGCAATAGCGCGGGCACCAGGATCAACGGCGATAGCAGATAGCGGCCGGTGCGACGATAAATCCAGCGACTGAAGATGTAGGCGCCCAGGGTCAGGGCGAGCCAGAACACTGGCATCAGTTCAAGCTTCACGGCGCATGCTCCAGCGGCAGACCATCTCGACGGTGAACGCCGTCACCAGCATCACCGACAGCGTGCTGAAGCCGATCACCAGCAGGATGCGCCAGCCGTCATTGCGCACCAGGCCGCCGTAATCGAGCAGGCTCATCAGCGCCGGGATAAAGAACAGCAGCATTTCTGCCATCAATACACCGGCGCCCAATTGCAGGGTCGCCGGCTTGACCAGGCCACTGGCGAAGGTCGCCAGCAACAGGCCCAGGCCGACCACGCCGCCGGGAATCGGCCACCCAAACCACACCGACAGTTGAGTGCCGAGCAGGTAGATAGCCAGCAGTACGACCAACTCCGTCAGCAGACGGCCAAGGTGTTTGAAGGTGAAACGTTTCATGAGCTTTGGGTCCTCGCAGGCAACCCATTTTAAAGAGACCGCCCCCATCCCCACAGCGAATTGTTAGACTGCCAACTATTCCAAACTGGAATCGAAGCGATGGAATTCAAACAGCTGCGCAGTTTTGTCGAAGTGATTCACCGCGGCGGCTTTACCCAGGCCGGTAAAACCTTGCACATCAGCCAATCGGCCGTCAGCAAGCAGGTGGCGCAGCTGGAGCAAAGCCTGGGCACACCGCTGCTGGAACGCACGGGCTCGCACATTCGCCTGACGGCCGCTGGCGAGGTGGTCTTGCAGCGCGCCGAGGCCATGTTGCGCCTGCAGACCGAGTTGCTCAGCGAGCTGGATGATATGCAGCAACTGGCCCGCGGCGAACTGCGCCTGGGTCTGCCGCTGTTGGCAGGCGATACATTGTTTGCCGGGCTGTTTGCCGAATACCGCAAGCGTTATCCCAAGGTCACCATTCAACTGCTCGAAGGCGGCAGCCGGACGATCGAGCAGGCGATTCTCAGTGGAGAGTTGGACGTGGGCGGCACCTTGATGCCCAGTGATCCGGCCTTCGCCTGGCAACCGTTTTGCGATGAGCCACTGGACGCCTTGCTGCCGATGGATCATCCATTGGCCGAAAACGCCCATGTGCGCCTGGAGGAATTGGCGGACACACCGTTCCTGATGTACCAGCGCAGTTTTGTCCTCAACGACCGTTTGATGCAGGCCTGTCAGCAATTGGGCTTTACGCCGAAGGAAATTGGCCGCAGCGGCCAGGCGGATTTTCTGGTCGCCCTGGTCGCCGCCGGCCAAGGCGTGGTGCTTTTGCCCAGCGTGGTCGCCCGTGGGCTGGTGCGACCGGGCGTGGTACGCCTCACACTCAAGGCGCCCGACTACCTGCGCTGGGACATTGCCTTTATCTGGCGTGAAGGCGCCTATCTGTCCAAGGCCGCCCAGGCCTGGCTGGCGTTGCTGCGTGAGTTTCCGGTCAACCGCGCAGTGCAGTGACCAGCTCGGCCAGCCACGGCTCGGCGTCGGCTTCCGGGGTGACGCTTTCGCTGGCGTCCAGGCGCAGCATCGGCAGCACTTCGTGTACGCCCAATTCGGCGAACAGCTCGCGCATTTGCTCGCCACCGCCACAGAAAGTGTCGCCGTAGCTGGCGTCGCCCAGGCCGATCACGGCACCGGGCAGGCCGCGCCAGGCGGCGGGCAATTGGTCGCGGATGGTCGAGTACAGGGGTTGCAGGTTGTCGGGAAGTTCGCCCATGCCGGTGGTGGAGGTCACCGCCAGAAAGGCCTCGGGGGCGAAGGCCTGCACGTCGGCCAGGGTCGCGCGAGGGTTGTGCCAGGCTTCAAAACCGGCCGCATTGAGGAGGCCGGCGGCGTGACGGGCAACTTCTTCAGCCGTGCCGTAGACCGAGCCGGAAAGGATGGCGACTTTCATCAATCTGATCCTGTGGTTGAGCGAAAGCGTGGGATATTAGCAGCTGACGCAAATTTTTCAGCGCACACCGTGCAACATTCAACGCTCGCCCTCACTCCAAATTTCCATACCCGGCCATGGACCGCTCGATAATGATCAACGCCAAGCTGATGCAGATGGTCATCAATGCCTCCAACGACGGCATCGTCGTCGCCGAACGAGAAGGCAAAGACAAACCGCTGATCTACGTCAACCCTGCCTTCGAACGGCAGACCGGCTACACCCTCGACGAAATCCTCTATCAGGACTGCCGCTTCCTGCAGGCAGGCGACCGTGACCAGCCGGCACTGATAGCGATTCGTGAGGCGCTCGACAGTGGCGCCTCGTGCCGGGAAATCCTGCGCAACTATCGCAAGGACGGTACGCTGTTCTGGAACGAACTGTCGCTTTCGGCGGTTTATAACGAGGCCGACAAGCAGACGTATTATGTTGGCGTGCAAAAAGATGTCACCGTCCAGGTCAAAGCGCAGCAGCGTGTCACCCAGCTGGAAGCGCAAGTGGCGCAACTTAAAGCGCAATTGGCGGCGCTCAAAACGACGAGCGGAAATAACTAAGTGTAAAAAATGCGGCCTTTAGGGCGATAATGGCTTTTTAATGTCTCATCGTTGAGCTACATCAATGCACCGCGACGCTCTATTGACGCAGGACGAACTGGATTTTATCCAGGACATGCAGCACAACCCGCAGCTCAACCTGCGGGATGCGTGGTCGAGCCTGACCGTCAATGGCGGTGCGCAGATTCGTGATTTGCTCACGCGGCTGGCCGCTCACGACCACGTCACCATCCAGGCGCAGTTCGACAATCAGCAACTCACCTTTCCGCTGCATCTGGTGGAAGACGAGTTTCATGCTGTGCATTTGCGCTTGGGCGTGCCAAGCATTTTTGAAGACGGCCCGATGATTCGGCCTTGGCGGCTGGCGCTTGAAACGCCAGTGGCGCTGGAGAACGTCAGGGGCAACCCGGGCGCTCTTTGGGTGCATGAAGTGTCATTCAAGGGCGTGCTGGTGGAAATTCGCGGCCGGGTCAAACCGCCGAAAACCTTTTCCCTGTGGTTCAGCCCGTCCGGTTACGAGCGCATTGCGCTGCGCGGCTCGCTGGAGCGCGAAACCGCCCGCGGCTTGTTCGCTTACCGCCTGAGCCAGAGTGATGCCGATGAAATCGAGCGCCTGCGCCAGTTCATTCTGCACCAGCACCGTCTGGTTCACCCGCACGTACACGCCTGATTTCAGGTATCCAACTGCCCACTGAGAAACTGCTGCAAGCGCCGTTGCATCAGGCGTCCTTCACTGCCCAGACAGCCGATGGAAGACCCCGCCAGTTCATCCTGGGCCATGTCCGACGCGGCACCGGCAAGGAACAGCG
The sequence above is a segment of the Pseudomonas sp. R76 genome. Coding sequences within it:
- a CDS encoding flavodoxin, which codes for MKVAILSGSVYGTAEEVARHAAGLLNAAGFEAWHNPRATLADVQAFAPEAFLAVTSTTGMGELPDNLQPLYSTIRDQLPAAWRGLPGAVIGLGDASYGDTFCGGGEQMRELFAELGVHEVLPMLRLDASESVTPEADAEPWLAELVTALRG
- a CDS encoding LysR family transcriptional regulator, encoding MEFKQLRSFVEVIHRGGFTQAGKTLHISQSAVSKQVAQLEQSLGTPLLERTGSHIRLTAAGEVVLQRAEAMLRLQTELLSELDDMQQLARGELRLGLPLLAGDTLFAGLFAEYRKRYPKVTIQLLEGGSRTIEQAILSGELDVGGTLMPSDPAFAWQPFCDEPLDALLPMDHPLAENAHVRLEELADTPFLMYQRSFVLNDRLMQACQQLGFTPKEIGRSGQADFLVALVAAGQGVVLLPSVVARGLVRPGVVRLTLKAPDYLRWDIAFIWREGAYLSKAAQAWLALLREFPVNRAVQ
- a CDS encoding PAS domain S-box protein → MINAKLMQMVINASNDGIVVAEREGKDKPLIYVNPAFERQTGYTLDEILYQDCRFLQAGDRDQPALIAIREALDSGASCREILRNYRKDGTLFWNELSLSAVYNEADKQTYYVGVQKDVTVQVKAQQRVTQLEAQVAQLKAQLAALKTTSGNN
- a CDS encoding LrgB family protein; translation: MKLELMPVFWLALTLGAYIFSRWIYRRTGRYLLSPLILVPALLLAVAVPMKTAYAEYATDTHWLMLVLGPVTVAFAVPIWQQRRLLARHWSALLLGMVAGSAASIGTSFGLAKALALNSSVTMSLLPRSITTPFAMPVSSDLGGVPELTAVFVMFTGVFGAMLGGVLLKWLPLRTPLARGALFGVGAHGAGVSRAREVGGEEGSVAGLVMVLTGLLNLFAVPLLAALL
- a CDS encoding CidA/LrgA family protein, which translates into the protein MKRFTFKHLGRLLTELVVLLAIYLLGTQLSVWFGWPIPGGVVGLGLLLATFASGLVKPATLQLGAGVLMAEMLLFFIPALMSLLDYGGLVRNDGWRILLVIGFSTLSVMLVTAFTVEMVCRWSMRREA
- a CDS encoding class II aldolase/adducin family protein, translated to MSLAPVLSPQNVKDQVSAAEWQTRVDLAACYRLVALHGWDDLIFTHISAKVPGTDDFLINPYGLMFHEITASSLVKIDQAGNKLMDSPYEINPAGYTIHSAIHEVRHDVACVIHTHTPSGVAVSAQKQGVLPISQQSLFVLASLAYHAYEGVALNPEEKARLQADLGDNNFLMLHNHGLLTCGGTIADTFLMMFTFQRACDIQVLAQNGAAELINIEPQILAGAKAMVAAVTKSAQGMGGALAWPALLRKLDLQDPGYKS